The genomic region TCGGCGTCCGACCATGCCGTGATCGTGCATCAGGCGGCGCCGCTCTTCCATCGGCAGGCGATACCAGTTCTGCTCGCCGTCACGCTTTTTGTCCATGGGGTAAAAACACAGGTAGCGGCGATTCGGGATCTTCGGATAAAGACGCGATGCGATCTTATGCCGCTGGCTTGCGAGTTCCGCATCCACCGCCCGCTGCCATTCCTGCGTGCGCAGTCGGATGTTTTCCTCGGCCAGCCGGGCATGAAGCGCGACGGTCGCCTCGTACAGCCCGATTTCGATCACCGAAACATACGAGGTCGTGGGTTCGAGATAGTCGCTCAGGTGCAGCCCACCGACGGCAATCTGTGCCGCATTCAGCTCATCGAAGCTGCGACGGAAGTGAATGACGAGCAGGTCGCCCTTGTGTCCCAACTCCGCGAAGAGCGCGCTTTCGCCGTCCTCGCGCGACGCCATCGCGGTGAAGGTTTTGACCGCGTCGTCAACCATTTGGCGGCGCTGCGATTCTGGCATCGCACGCCAGGGCTGGCGGCACAAGCGGAACATCTGGTGCAGGATGCCAAAGCCCTCAAGCGTGAGCGGTGCCCCGGTAACCTCCGCAAGTGTCTTTGGCCCGGACGGGGAGTCGGCAGCCTTCATAGCGTCACCGATTTTAGCAGGGT from Candidatus Binataceae bacterium harbors:
- the hemQ gene encoding hydrogen peroxide-dependent heme synthase; translated protein: MKAADSPSGPKTLAEVTGAPLTLEGFGILHQMFRLCRQPWRAMPESQRRQMVDDAVKTFTAMASREDGESALFAELGHKGDLLVIHFRRSFDELNAAQIAVGGLHLSDYLEPTTSYVSVIEIGLYEATVALHARLAEENIRLRTQEWQRAVDAELASQRHKIASRLYPKIPNRRYLCFYPMDKKRDGEQNWYRLPMEERRRLMHDHGMVGRRFAGEVTQIISGSIGFDDWEWGVDLFADDPLVFKKLVYEMRFDEASAAYARFGPFYVGIRLAAADLHKTLAV